Part of the Salvelinus fontinalis isolate EN_2023a unplaced genomic scaffold, ASM2944872v1 scaffold_1043, whole genome shotgun sequence genome is shown below.
TCTATAATTGGAACACATCCTCACACTCACATTATTGCACATTATAGTGACCTTAGAGAGATTCCTTTTTCTGTATCTAGATCTGATAAAGATCAcagagaggttgagagacagaCCACGTTGGAAGAGGCTGTTCTAGAGACAGATATCCAAACTCTGTCACTAGAGGCTGAAGGAGAGATTGAGATGCAGGAGGCTGATCTGAAGACAGATGGCACGTCTCAGTCACAGAAGGTTGAAGGAGAGATTGAGTTGGACGATGCTGTTGCCATCCCACCTCAGTCACAGGAggttgaaggagagagtgagttggacgatgctgttgccatcccacctcagtcacaggaggttgaaggagagagtgagttggACCAGGCCATTGTCATCCCATTTCAGTCACAGGAGGTAtgatgtattgtgttttgtgttttaatGACGCATTGAAGATTAAAATGACAAATTAATTTTCAAAGCTTGAGCTAGTAAAGGTCTTCTAATCTAGGAGGCCAAAGGTGAGAGTGAGTTGAATCAGGTTGATCTGAAGACAGCCACATCAACTCTGACACTGGAGGTCGAAGGAGAGAGTGTGATGCAGGAGAGTGATGATCTACAAACAGCCGGGACATCTCAATCCCAAGAGACTGAACGAGTGGCAAAGGTAAATGCTTCCagataacagtgtgtgtgtacatttctgTTTGTGCATGCAGACAGTAGTTCGTAAACAGACATTGCATTAACAGTGCTATGGCGAATTTGATTGAATTCCAGCCTAAGTCTGCCTTCTGTCGTCCCCATCAGGCTGCAGTGGTGACCTTCACTAGCGTGACCCGCAAGGCTGCAGTCTCCCAGACCAGCCTCACCCTCAGCAGGGGAAAGAGAAGCTACCCAGACCTACACACCTTTGTGCAGGACATGAAGGATGGGTAAGTTGCTCTTTGGCTTCCCCATGCATCCCCTAGATATGTTCCCTATTAGAGCCTTGGTCAACAATAGTTCAGTATTTAAGGAAtaggggccatttgggacgcacccaaagggacaatctcaattgcatactcctcacgtcctctcttctcgcctccttctcaaaacccattggatgagaaagccctCCCTTTTGACCTTCtcgtccaatgggttttgagaaggaggtgatGAGTCTCAGGCAAATACAAGGGACTCAACTGACCAAATGACCAATCAGGGATGTTTGGATGTGGCCTAGTTCCGTAGAGGTCCATCCATAACGTAATCTAAGAGAATAGAGGTAATGTCATGTAGTTTAATTGTGtacctttatttatttacttttcagcCATTGGAATCTGCTGAGTGAGAATATGCGTGCTGGGGTGAGTTATAGTCACTTCTAAAGTAGTTCATGTTGGTAAGATGGACCAAACATTCCAAACTCTTATTGGTGGAAATCGTGCAGGACCTTTAATTCagaggttcccaaactttttcactcaggccccccttTCCAGCATTGTGGAACATCCTGAACCACTGCTTTAATTGACTAGCTTGAGTGAACACATGGTGCAGCAGTGCAGCTCCGTTAACAAACTAACTCTGTATGGTCTTTTAACATTTCAGATGAGCAGACATGAGTTTAGTGCCAGGTGCATGGATATCACAAATTGGGTGATGGAGTCTACATCCACTGTGGCCATTCCCGCCCTTGACCTCACCATGCAGATAGAGCGCTCTGATTCGTCAAGCTCTTCTGGATCAGGAAGTAATGAGGCAAGAGAAGTGACTTCTCTTGGCCGCAGCGTCAGATTCAGCTTTAGTGGAGGACCCAGTAGGCGCACCAGTTCTAGAACCACTTGCAGCAC
Proteins encoded:
- the LOC129848530 gene encoding uncharacterized protein LOC129848530, whose amino-acid sequence is MKEDRSDKDHREVERQTTLEEAVLETDIQTLSLEAEGEIEMQEADLKTDGTSQSQKVEGEIELDDAVAIPPQSQEVEGESELDDAVAIPPQSQEVEGESELDQAIVIPFQSQEEAKGESELNQVDLKTATSTLTLEVEGESVMQESDDLQTAGTSQSQETERVAKAAVVTFTSVTRKAAVSQTSLTLSRGKRSYPDLHTFVQDMKDGHWNLLSENMRAGMSRHEFSARCMDITNWVMESTSTVAIPALDLTMQIERSDSSSSSGSGSNEAREVTSLGRSVRFSFSGGPSRRTSSRTTCSTRTPTPFPSSHRYLPLSSSLIGTYPLLSKVLTPIPSSHRYLPLSPPLTGTYPYPLLS